Proteins from one Shewanella pealeana ATCC 700345 genomic window:
- a CDS encoding DUF2986 domain-containing protein, translated as MNRTKKITLKHMSKLKKANAKLQNSNKPKYVSKAERERLAALEVVETVQIESE; from the coding sequence ATGAACCGTACTAAAAAAATCACTTTAAAACACATGAGCAAGCTCAAAAAAGCCAATGCTAAACTGCAAAATAGCAACAAGCCGAAGTACGTTTCTAAGGCTGAGCGGGAGAGACTGGCGGCGCTTGAGGTGGTTGAAACTGTGCAAATAGAGAGCGAATAG
- a CDS encoding TetR/AcrR family transcriptional regulator, giving the protein MKTRDKIVQASLELFNEHGERTITTNHIAAHLNISPGNLYYHFRNKEDIIRSIFGLYEQHLESGFQPYVDKEVDVDLLVGYFDAMFYTLWQFRFMYANLADILSRDETLKNRYLKAQQDVLERSSGVLEKLTQDGFLAINSEDIKPLADTIKMLVSFWISYKLTQTQSNIGSITKESLYEGLLRVIMLFKSYATPSSQATFLRLEEHYRSQMQ; this is encoded by the coding sequence ATGAAGACCCGTGACAAAATCGTACAAGCCAGTTTAGAGCTTTTTAATGAACATGGCGAAAGAACAATCACAACCAATCATATCGCCGCCCACCTAAATATTAGCCCTGGTAACCTCTACTACCACTTTCGCAATAAAGAAGACATCATACGTTCGATTTTTGGTCTTTATGAGCAACATCTCGAGTCTGGTTTTCAGCCTTATGTCGATAAAGAGGTCGATGTCGATCTATTAGTCGGCTATTTCGATGCGATGTTTTATACCCTTTGGCAATTCCGCTTTATGTACGCCAATCTCGCCGATATTCTCAGCCGCGATGAAACGCTAAAAAACCGCTACCTTAAGGCTCAGCAAGATGTGCTCGAACGCTCAAGCGGCGTACTAGAAAAATTAACTCAAGATGGCTTCTTAGCGATTAATTCTGAAGATATTAAGCCTCTAGCCGACACCATAAAGATGCTAGTCAGCTTTTGGATCAGCTATAAGCTCACCCAAACTCAGTCAAACATCGGCTCAATCACCAAAGAGTCACTATATGAAGGCTTATTGCGGGTGATTATGCTATTTAAATCCTATGCGACACCAAGCTCACAGGCGACTTTTTTAAGACTAGAAGAGCACTACCGCTCACAAATGCAATAA
- a CDS encoding BufA1 family periplasmic bufferin-type metallophore: MKSTKTAIGATVAGILAASLSLGAQAVPDQPKEWEKCAGVAKAGANDCGALDGSHGCAGQAKEDNMPTEWIYVPAGTCDKITGGKVKAVKPAKS, encoded by the coding sequence ATGAAATCGACTAAAACAGCCATAGGCGCAACCGTAGCAGGCATTCTTGCTGCCAGTCTTTCGTTAGGGGCGCAAGCGGTGCCCGATCAACCCAAAGAGTGGGAGAAGTGTGCTGGCGTAGCAAAAGCTGGAGCAAATGATTGTGGTGCCTTAGATGGCAGCCATGGTTGTGCTGGCCAAGCTAAAGAAGACAATATGCCGACGGAATGGATTTATGTGCCAGCAGGGACTTGCGACAAGATCACTGGCGGTAAAGTTAAAGCCGTTAAACCGGCTAAAAGCTAG
- the gltS gene encoding sodium/glutamate symporter: MNTVYSIGELESFLVAILVLFIGHSVNRHVPFFKKYNIPEPIIGGLVVAAVITVLHFQNITLAFSLPMQNTLMLMFFSTVGLAASYKLLARGGKKVFIFLGIASIYIILQNAVGVSLAAALGLEALMGLVAGSITLSGGHGTGAAWSQTFAEQYNMNTLEFAMAAATFGLVMGGIIGGPVAQRLIDKHKLESSYGIGGNHHTDHPDLVTYDQLEVDNVTAKSVLETLFIIMLCVAGAKWVGHLVASFDISWLKMPDFVYALFLGVVITNFTEMTRGYKMNNECVDILGTVALSLFLAMALMSLKLWEIFDLAIPLLIILMVQTVVLACFAYFVTFKVMGSNYDAAVMAGGHCGFGMGATPTAVMNMGALVSRNGPSPQAFMVVPIVGAFFIDIVNLVVLQGYIKFIL, from the coding sequence ATGAATACTGTTTATTCAATCGGAGAACTAGAATCATTTTTGGTCGCCATCTTGGTACTGTTTATCGGCCACTCAGTTAACCGCCACGTTCCTTTTTTCAAAAAGTATAATATCCCAGAACCTATTATCGGTGGCCTGGTTGTCGCAGCCGTTATCACTGTTCTTCATTTTCAAAATATTACGCTAGCGTTTTCTCTGCCGATGCAGAACACGCTGATGCTGATGTTCTTCAGCACCGTGGGCTTAGCTGCCAGTTATAAACTGCTAGCCCGTGGTGGTAAAAAAGTCTTTATTTTTCTTGGGATTGCCTCGATTTACATCATATTGCAGAATGCAGTAGGCGTGAGTTTGGCGGCGGCGCTAGGCTTGGAAGCATTGATGGGCTTGGTTGCTGGCTCCATTACTCTTTCGGGTGGCCACGGTACTGGTGCCGCCTGGTCGCAGACGTTTGCCGAGCAGTACAATATGAATACCCTAGAGTTCGCTATGGCCGCAGCTACATTCGGTTTGGTGATGGGGGGAATTATTGGCGGCCCTGTGGCACAAAGACTCATCGATAAGCATAAGCTTGAATCCTCTTACGGTATTGGTGGTAACCATCATACGGACCATCCCGATCTAGTAACCTACGATCAGTTAGAAGTGGATAATGTTACTGCCAAGAGTGTTCTAGAAACCCTATTTATTATCATGTTATGTGTGGCTGGGGCTAAATGGGTCGGGCATCTAGTTGCTAGTTTTGATATCAGTTGGTTGAAGATGCCGGACTTTGTCTATGCCCTATTTCTTGGGGTGGTGATCACTAACTTCACCGAGATGACTCGTGGCTATAAGATGAATAACGAATGTGTCGATATCTTAGGTACTGTCGCCTTATCTCTATTTCTTGCTATGGCATTAATGAGCCTGAAGTTGTGGGAGATCTTTGACCTAGCGATTCCGTTATTGATTATTTTAATGGTGCAAACCGTTGTTTTAGCCTGTTTTGCATACTTTGTTACCTTCAAAGTGATGGGTTCTAACTATGATGCAGCCGTGATGGCGGGGGGGCACTGTGGTTTTGGTATGGGGGCGACACCTACCGCGGTTATGAATATGGGAGCCCTAGTTTCACGTAATGGTCCATCGCCACAAGCTTTTATGGTGGTGCCTATTGTCGGTGCTTTCTTTATCGACATTGTGAATCTAGTCGTATTGCAGGGTTATATAAAATTTATCTTATAG
- the waaA gene encoding lipid IV(A) 3-deoxy-D-manno-octulosonic acid transferase encodes MNRSLYSIVLYLITPLLLVYLAVRAFKSKDYRGRWNERFGLKSLKHTDLLVHSVSMGETLAAIPLIKQLQQQHPHLSITITTTSPTGSAEVVRAFGTSVQHCYLPFDLAWCARRFVKQIAPKCCIIMETELWPNLIHYLKQVDAKVLLANARLSQKSANSYQKHQILTRPMLKLLDGIAAQSQQAAERFIGLGVAPERVTVCGSLKFDISIDEQRINTAKALRLQWLATDKPVWVAGSVHPGEFDALIAAHRQLLAKYPNALMIMVPRHPEQFDVAAQAIKSAGLALTRRSNGEPVLVDTQVVLGDTMGELLTFYGAADQAFVGGSLIVHGGHNPLEPAAMGLPVMMGPNYRDFVEITGLLESAGGLQVVDSAQALTQNLIRLFEDEGAYKQASTAAKSVVEQNRGSLAKQLAVVESYIQR; translated from the coding sequence ATGAATCGTAGCCTGTATTCGATAGTTTTATATTTAATTACTCCGCTGTTGTTGGTGTATCTTGCTGTGCGCGCCTTCAAAAGCAAAGATTATCGAGGCCGCTGGAATGAGCGTTTTGGCCTTAAATCATTAAAGCACACCGATCTCCTAGTGCATTCGGTCTCTATGGGTGAGACTTTAGCGGCGATTCCATTAATTAAGCAGCTCCAGCAACAGCATCCACATCTGAGTATTACCATCACCACGACTAGCCCAACGGGATCGGCCGAGGTGGTGCGTGCTTTTGGTACCAGTGTGCAACATTGTTATCTACCTTTCGACCTAGCTTGGTGCGCTCGCAGATTCGTTAAGCAGATAGCACCTAAGTGCTGCATCATTATGGAAACAGAGCTTTGGCCGAATCTGATCCATTACCTTAAACAGGTTGACGCTAAGGTATTGTTGGCCAATGCGCGTTTATCGCAAAAGTCGGCTAACTCTTATCAAAAGCATCAAATACTCACAAGGCCCATGCTCAAGTTACTCGATGGTATTGCGGCGCAGTCACAGCAGGCGGCTGAGCGCTTTATTGGCTTAGGTGTTGCGCCTGAGCGAGTTACCGTTTGTGGCAGCTTAAAGTTTGATATCAGTATCGATGAGCAACGTATTAATACGGCGAAAGCGCTAAGACTACAATGGCTGGCAACAGATAAACCAGTTTGGGTGGCAGGCTCGGTGCACCCGGGGGAGTTTGACGCGTTAATTGCAGCGCATAGGCAGCTGTTAGCGAAATACCCTAATGCCTTAATGATAATGGTGCCGCGTCACCCTGAGCAATTTGATGTCGCCGCCCAAGCCATAAAGTCGGCTGGGTTGGCTCTCACTAGGCGTAGTAACGGTGAACCGGTATTGGTCGACACTCAGGTTGTACTCGGTGATACTATGGGGGAGTTATTGACCTTTTATGGCGCCGCCGACCAAGCCTTTGTTGGTGGTTCATTAATCGTGCATGGTGGTCATAATCCTCTCGAACCCGCCGCTATGGGGCTGCCGGTGATGATGGGGCCTAACTATCGTGACTTTGTAGAAATTACTGGGCTGCTTGAGTCTGCTGGTGGTTTGCAAGTTGTCGATTCAGCTCAAGCGTTGACGCAAAATTTGATTCGGTTATTTGAAGATGAAGGCGCTTATAAACAAGCGAGTACAGCGGCAAAATCTGTGGTTGAGCAGAACCGTGGATCGCTGGCTAAGCAGCTGGCAGTAGTGGAAAGTTATATTCAGCGTTAG
- a CDS encoding glycosyltransferase family 25 protein produces MRCFVISLVTEDRRRSHISHEFSSQAIPFEFFDAITPVQNEAEANRLQILTQGTTLSKGETSCLLSHVAILQKIVDESIPYAAIFEDDIHLSKDAYHYLCSENWIPDSVELVKLEMFNHIAKGQFLGTHKLESGKELFRLKGRHLGAAGYIVTCNMASQLLNEVRRCEPVEAIDKIIFEELITSNKVDVYQLQPAICAQDDIIDRKNSVLHSSLNAERILPAKKKLSLAMKAKRELERIFSRRIQFK; encoded by the coding sequence ATGAGATGTTTCGTTATTAGCTTGGTTACAGAGGATCGGAGACGCTCTCATATTAGTCATGAGTTTTCTTCTCAAGCTATTCCTTTTGAGTTTTTTGATGCAATTACTCCCGTTCAAAATGAAGCTGAAGCCAATCGTTTACAGATCCTAACTCAAGGTACAACCCTGAGTAAGGGTGAGACTTCTTGCTTGTTAAGTCATGTCGCCATTCTGCAAAAAATCGTCGATGAATCGATCCCTTATGCTGCGATTTTCGAAGATGATATTCATTTGAGTAAGGATGCTTATCACTATCTCTGTTCTGAAAACTGGATCCCTGACTCGGTAGAACTGGTTAAACTCGAAATGTTTAATCATATTGCCAAAGGGCAGTTTTTGGGGACGCATAAGCTAGAGTCTGGTAAAGAGCTTTTTAGGCTGAAGGGGCGCCACTTAGGAGCTGCTGGTTATATTGTAACGTGCAACATGGCGAGTCAGTTATTAAATGAAGTTCGTCGATGCGAACCTGTTGAAGCGATAGATAAGATTATCTTTGAAGAATTGATCACTTCAAATAAAGTGGACGTGTATCAGTTGCAGCCTGCGATTTGTGCGCAAGATGACATTATCGACAGGAAAAATAGTGTTCTCCATAGTAGTTTGAATGCCGAACGAATACTGCCAGCAAAGAAAAAGTTGAGCTTAGCGATGAAAGCTAAGCGTGAACTGGAGCGTATTTTTAGCCGTCGCATCCAATTTAAGTAA
- a CDS encoding CDP-glycerol--glycerophosphate glycerophosphotransferase, which produces MSGNNKRYLLYIAQNYSYAILRPLQQAIQARGDEACWFLEGCEVNPAFLRPTEKRLLTIAEVKAWKPDAVLVPGNMVPDFIPGIKVGVFHGFNSGKRNQRGHFQIRNCFDLYCTQGPATTLPFEDLADKSGTFKVAETGWPTLDPMYKGELDLAYDVEGDNRPVVLFCSTFSHRLSCAPIVYDKIKALSEQGNWRWLVQFHPKMSKEIVDKYKALQSDNLTFVETDNVLPLLQAADVMLCDTSSVLIMFLLQGKPVVTFKNNTSWSHLVNVEQLDEIEPALKEALRRPPELMARIEAYCDDIHPFRDGLSSERVLAATDDLLENGTAGLKRKPLNLLRHLKMRRKLGYWRI; this is translated from the coding sequence GTGAGTGGGAACAACAAACGTTATTTATTGTATATTGCGCAGAACTATTCATATGCGATTTTGCGGCCGTTGCAACAAGCTATACAAGCACGAGGGGATGAGGCTTGTTGGTTTCTAGAAGGCTGTGAGGTGAATCCTGCTTTTTTAAGGCCGACAGAGAAGCGACTGTTAACTATTGCTGAAGTCAAAGCGTGGAAGCCTGATGCTGTATTAGTACCTGGAAATATGGTGCCTGATTTTATTCCAGGAATTAAAGTCGGTGTTTTCCATGGTTTTAATTCAGGGAAAAGAAATCAAAGAGGCCATTTTCAAATACGCAATTGCTTCGATCTCTACTGCACTCAGGGGCCTGCGACAACGCTACCTTTTGAGGATCTGGCTGACAAATCCGGAACCTTTAAAGTGGCAGAAACTGGCTGGCCGACACTGGATCCTATGTATAAAGGGGAGTTAGATCTTGCTTACGATGTAGAGGGAGATAATAGGCCTGTTGTGCTTTTTTGTTCTACTTTTTCTCATCGTTTATCTTGTGCGCCTATCGTCTACGATAAGATTAAAGCCTTATCGGAGCAGGGAAATTGGCGATGGTTGGTACAGTTCCATCCAAAGATGAGTAAAGAGATTGTAGATAAATACAAGGCGCTTCAAAGTGACAACCTGACATTTGTAGAGACAGATAATGTTTTGCCATTATTGCAGGCGGCGGATGTGATGCTGTGTGATACCTCATCAGTATTGATTATGTTTTTACTACAGGGTAAGCCTGTGGTGACGTTCAAAAATAATACAAGTTGGTCGCATCTTGTTAATGTAGAACAGCTCGATGAAATCGAGCCTGCATTAAAGGAGGCGCTGAGAAGGCCTCCTGAGCTAATGGCTAGAATAGAAGCGTATTGTGATGATATTCATCCATTTCGGGATGGACTGTCGAGTGAGCGGGTGCTCGCTGCGACAGATGATCTGCTTGAAAATGGTACTGCCGGACTTAAGCGTAAGCCATTAAATTTATTGCGCCACTTAAAGATGCGACGCAAATTAGGCTATTGGAGAATATAG
- a CDS encoding glycosyltransferase: MKKIAIFCHNFYANGTVKVALTQAEILQEAGQDVHLFVFKQEGDFPPPQNVTIHYVYKNQKELKLKEQQQQLKRCVEAVEDSSGKFDLFLSNSTDCDTVVSGCNFDPCYYFCHCALKQELIMELKRGPIHFYRRWIKAKALIKKNIITVSEGIADELKNTGWLKAKSIQAIYNPFRIEDIRHKALAENDEIPNEPFMIHIGRITRQKRLDILFQALALMPSAPKLVLLTNRPERARKLAKKYNVEKRIITPGFQSNPYAWIARAELMLLSSDFEGFGLVIAESLICGTPVVSTDCPYGPNEILTGELASYLVPRRNPKALAECAVACLAAPPQLENIDIIKKVDSRHIAQKYIELCHQ; the protein is encoded by the coding sequence ATGAAAAAGATTGCTATCTTTTGCCACAACTTTTATGCAAACGGAACAGTCAAAGTTGCGTTAACTCAAGCAGAGATTTTGCAAGAAGCTGGACAAGATGTACATCTATTCGTTTTCAAGCAAGAGGGAGATTTTCCTCCGCCACAAAACGTAACTATTCACTATGTTTATAAAAACCAGAAAGAGCTAAAACTTAAAGAGCAACAGCAACAATTAAAACGGTGCGTTGAGGCTGTCGAGGACTCAAGCGGGAAGTTTGATCTATTTTTATCCAACTCGACAGACTGCGATACAGTTGTTAGTGGCTGTAACTTTGATCCCTGTTATTACTTTTGCCACTGTGCGTTAAAACAAGAATTAATCATGGAGCTCAAGCGAGGTCCAATCCACTTCTATCGACGCTGGATAAAAGCCAAAGCTTTAATTAAAAAAAATATCATCACGGTTTCTGAAGGCATTGCGGATGAGCTAAAAAATACGGGCTGGCTAAAAGCTAAAAGTATTCAAGCTATTTACAACCCTTTTAGAATTGAAGATATAAGACATAAAGCATTGGCTGAAAACGATGAAATCCCAAATGAGCCCTTTATGATCCATATTGGACGAATTACGCGACAGAAACGTTTAGACATCCTTTTTCAAGCGCTTGCCCTAATGCCATCGGCTCCTAAATTAGTATTACTAACCAATAGACCCGAAAGAGCACGAAAGCTAGCGAAAAAATATAATGTCGAAAAACGCATTATTACACCCGGCTTTCAATCGAATCCTTACGCTTGGATTGCACGTGCAGAATTGATGCTACTTAGTTCAGACTTTGAGGGTTTTGGACTCGTAATTGCAGAGTCTCTTATCTGCGGAACCCCTGTGGTAAGTACAGATTGCCCTTACGGTCCAAATGAAATTCTAACTGGAGAGCTAGCAAGTTACTTAGTTCCTCGCAGAAATCCAAAAGCGTTAGCTGAATGTGCAGTAGCATGCCTCGCAGCCCCTCCTCAATTAGAGAATATCGATATTATAAAAAAGGTAGATAGTCGTCATATTGCACAAAAATACATTGAGCTCTGTCATCAGTAA
- a CDS encoding 3-deoxy-D-manno-octulosonic acid kinase: MKFKKTAKGSIAYCQYTPSSIEPNWFAADFWRQQSAITGSSKGRYTTWFVDANSVGKAQNQWVLRHYYRGGLIEKISRDQYLFTGLEKTRAVAELALLENLYQQGFAVPKPIAANVERSGLFYRADLIIERVEGAEDLVARLSKAAMTDAQWLVLGETIAEFHNHGVYHADLNAKNILICDDKFYLIDFDRGELRKPNSQWQQANMSRLLRSFRKELGKLPTLAFNDGNWQQLHQGYLAKLNH, encoded by the coding sequence ATGAAGTTTAAAAAAACTGCCAAAGGCAGTATCGCTTATTGCCAATACACACCATCAAGTATCGAACCTAACTGGTTTGCTGCCGACTTTTGGCGTCAGCAATCTGCCATTACTGGTTCGTCGAAGGGGCGTTACACCACCTGGTTCGTCGATGCTAACAGCGTTGGCAAAGCTCAAAACCAGTGGGTACTTCGTCACTACTATCGTGGTGGTTTGATAGAAAAAATTAGCCGTGACCAATATCTGTTTACCGGTTTAGAAAAAACCCGTGCGGTAGCTGAACTAGCGCTGCTAGAAAACCTTTACCAGCAAGGCTTTGCCGTACCTAAGCCGATCGCCGCCAATGTTGAGCGCTCAGGTCTGTTCTATCGTGCCGACTTAATTATAGAGCGGGTAGAAGGTGCCGAAGACTTAGTCGCCAGATTAAGCAAAGCCGCTATGACGGATGCGCAGTGGCTGGTTCTCGGTGAAACCATTGCCGAATTTCACAATCACGGCGTTTACCACGCGGACCTCAACGCTAAGAATATCCTTATCTGTGATGACAAGTTTTATCTGATTGATTTTGACCGTGGTGAGCTAAGAAAGCCCAACAGTCAATGGCAGCAAGCCAACATGAGTCGTTTGTTGCGCTCCTTTAGAAAGGAGCTGGGTAAATTGCCAACGCTGGCGTTTAATGATGGCAATTGGCAGCAACTGCATCAAGGCTATCTAGCCAAGCTCAATCATTAG
- a CDS encoding glycosyltransferase: protein MRIAIAIDSLGGGGAQKVMLTLAKEFTELGHEPHFFVMSDNTAFDIPQSLPVHICFAKKDRDFNRFWNLAPAVEKLTAKIRSIEQTVGKFDLFLSNLDKTNRLMVKTNVSPLFVVVHASVEEELTRHAKLGPFAYLKKLLAKKALNGHHLVTVSEGIANEIRQTKRIEPASIKCIYNPFEFDEIDHLSQQQAQGIPDSDYLIHIGRYVKQKRHDVLFQSIAKMKSQIPVVLLCHNPKKARKAAKKYGVESRVVIPGFQPNPFPWIKSAKALVLSSDFEGLPTVLIESLACGTPVVSTDCPHGPSEIMTGDLARFLVPRRDPAALAAKLDEMLVSPPSMAEVDILAKVQAARIAQEYLALVK, encoded by the coding sequence ATGAGAATTGCTATTGCGATTGATAGCCTAGGTGGCGGCGGTGCACAGAAAGTGATGCTGACATTGGCTAAAGAGTTTACAGAGTTGGGCCATGAGCCGCATTTTTTTGTGATGTCCGATAATACGGCATTTGATATTCCTCAAAGCTTGCCCGTACATATTTGTTTTGCCAAAAAAGATCGAGATTTCAATCGATTCTGGAACTTGGCTCCAGCGGTAGAGAAACTTACTGCGAAAATTCGGAGTATCGAGCAGACCGTTGGGAAATTTGATCTATTCTTGTCAAACTTAGATAAAACTAATCGTTTGATGGTAAAAACAAATGTTTCCCCATTATTTGTTGTGGTTCATGCATCGGTTGAGGAGGAATTAACTCGACATGCTAAGTTAGGTCCTTTTGCCTATCTGAAGAAGCTGTTGGCTAAGAAAGCATTGAACGGGCACCATTTAGTAACAGTGTCTGAGGGGATTGCTAACGAGATTCGACAAACAAAGCGTATTGAGCCAGCTTCAATAAAATGCATCTATAATCCGTTTGAGTTTGATGAGATCGACCACTTATCACAGCAGCAAGCGCAAGGGATCCCGGATTCGGACTATTTAATTCATATCGGTCGTTATGTTAAGCAGAAGCGCCATGATGTGCTGTTCCAATCCATTGCTAAGATGAAGAGTCAAATTCCAGTGGTACTTCTGTGTCATAACCCTAAAAAAGCACGTAAGGCAGCTAAGAAATACGGTGTGGAAAGTCGAGTCGTTATTCCAGGATTCCAACCTAATCCTTTTCCATGGATAAAGAGTGCTAAGGCCCTAGTATTGAGTTCTGACTTTGAAGGTTTACCAACGGTTTTGATTGAATCATTAGCCTGCGGTACACCTGTGGTGAGTACAGATTGTCCTCACGGGCCGAGCGAAATCATGACCGGAGACTTAGCGAGATTTCTCGTTCCTCGCCGTGACCCTGCAGCATTAGCTGCTAAGTTAGATGAAATGTTGGTATCACCACCATCTATGGCAGAAGTCGATATTTTAGCAAAAGTACAAGCAGCACGGATTGCTCAAGAATATTTGGCGTTGGTTAAATAA
- a CDS encoding glycine C-acetyltransferase, producing MPKTSFYDQINQQLVDVKAEGLYKSERIIVSPQQTAIKVNGDQVINFCANNYLGLANHPELIKAAQAGLDAHGFGMASVRFICGTQDIHKQLEASLSEFLGMEDTILYSSCFDANAGLFETLLSAEDAIISDALNHASIIDGVRLCKAKRFRYANNDMADLEAQLIAAKEAGARNIMIATDGVFSMDGVIANLKGVCDLADKYGALVMVDDSHAVGFVGQEGRGTHEYCEVMDRVDIITGTLGKALGGASGGFTSGKKEVIDWLRQRSRPYLFSNSLAPSIVTASIHVLEMLKSGQALREAVWENSRYFREQMSAAGFTLGGADHAIIPVMIGDAKLAGDFANRLLTENIYVIGFSFPVVPKGQARIRTQMSAAHTKEQIDKAIEAFTRIAKEMGIIS from the coding sequence GTGCCTAAGACCTCATTCTACGACCAAATAAATCAACAGCTTGTCGACGTTAAAGCCGAAGGTTTGTATAAAAGCGAACGAATCATTGTTTCTCCTCAACAAACTGCAATTAAAGTTAATGGCGACCAAGTTATTAATTTTTGTGCCAACAACTACCTAGGTTTAGCTAACCACCCAGAGCTTATTAAGGCAGCACAAGCTGGCCTAGACGCTCACGGTTTTGGCATGGCATCTGTGCGCTTTATCTGCGGCACCCAAGATATCCATAAGCAACTAGAAGCGAGCCTTAGCGAATTTTTAGGCATGGAAGACACCATTCTTTACTCTTCATGCTTCGACGCTAACGCCGGTCTTTTCGAAACCCTATTAAGCGCAGAAGACGCGATTATTTCTGATGCACTAAACCACGCATCTATTATCGATGGCGTGCGTCTATGTAAGGCGAAGCGCTTCCGCTACGCTAACAACGACATGGCAGATTTAGAGGCGCAACTTATCGCCGCTAAAGAAGCTGGCGCTCGCAACATCATGATCGCTACCGACGGCGTGTTCTCAATGGACGGCGTAATTGCCAACCTAAAAGGTGTGTGTGATCTTGCTGACAAGTACGGCGCACTCGTGATGGTTGATGACTCACATGCCGTAGGCTTTGTTGGCCAAGAAGGCCGTGGTACTCACGAGTATTGTGAAGTGATGGATCGCGTAGACATCATCACAGGTACTTTAGGTAAAGCCCTTGGTGGTGCATCAGGTGGATTCACTTCTGGTAAAAAAGAAGTCATCGACTGGTTGCGTCAACGCTCTCGCCCTTACCTATTCTCAAACTCATTAGCGCCATCAATCGTCACGGCATCTATCCATGTACTTGAGATGCTCAAATCTGGCCAAGCGCTACGCGAAGCTGTTTGGGAAAATAGCCGTTACTTCCGCGAGCAGATGTCTGCGGCAGGCTTCACCCTAGGTGGCGCCGATCACGCCATTATTCCTGTAATGATTGGTGACGCAAAACTGGCTGGCGATTTTGCTAACCGTCTATTAACTGAAAACATCTACGTTATCGGTTTCTCATTCCCTGTGGTACCAAAGGGTCAGGCACGTATTCGAACTCAGATGTCTGCAGCTCACACCAAAGAGCAGATCGACAAGGCAATTGAAGCCTTTACCCGTATCGCGAAAGAGATGGGTATCATCAGCTAA
- a CDS encoding glycosyltransferase family 9 protein: MSLSTSSDNPNLKSSSLDLSQAESLCLLRLSAIGDVCHAVAMVQAIQRRYPQLKITWILGKVEYQLLKHLEGVEFVIFDKSQGWRSYFNLKRSLKGRKFDVLLHMQIALRATIASLAISAKTRIGFDRFRAKEGQWLVTNHHIEPQATPHVLEGFMGFAKAVGVTDLTPSWNIPVPVIDTEFAETLIPTGTPVMVICAAASKAERNWLPERYAAVADHAVAKGYRVILCGGPTPLERELAENIQATAQSELENQVGKTSLLQLLAILKQASVVLAPDTGPAHMAVTQGTPVIGLYAHSNPGRTGPYTCLDSVVSVYDKVISEQKQGDIPWGTRAKGGHLMELIAVDSVVAQLDRLLEQP; this comes from the coding sequence ATGAGCCTATCAACTTCAAGTGACAATCCGAACTTAAAATCAAGCAGCTTAGACTTAAGTCAGGCTGAGTCTTTATGCCTTCTGAGGTTGTCGGCAATCGGTGATGTTTGTCATGCCGTGGCCATGGTGCAGGCTATTCAGCGCCGTTATCCACAGCTTAAAATCACTTGGATTTTGGGTAAGGTCGAATATCAATTGCTTAAGCATCTTGAAGGTGTGGAGTTTGTGATTTTTGATAAGTCACAAGGCTGGCGCAGCTACTTTAACCTTAAGCGCTCTTTAAAAGGTCGCAAGTTTGATGTGTTACTGCATATGCAGATTGCCCTGCGCGCGACGATTGCCTCATTAGCTATCTCGGCTAAAACTCGTATCGGCTTCGATCGATTTAGAGCCAAAGAAGGGCAGTGGTTGGTGACAAATCACCACATTGAGCCGCAAGCAACGCCTCATGTTCTCGAGGGATTTATGGGCTTTGCTAAAGCGGTAGGCGTTACCGACTTGACTCCAAGCTGGAATATACCTGTTCCCGTGATCGATACTGAATTTGCCGAGACGCTAATTCCCACTGGCACGCCAGTAATGGTTATCTGTGCAGCGGCGAGTAAAGCTGAGCGTAATTGGTTACCAGAGCGATATGCCGCAGTTGCAGATCATGCTGTAGCGAAAGGTTATCGAGTCATCCTATGCGGCGGTCCTACGCCACTTGAGCGTGAACTTGCCGAGAATATACAAGCAACGGCTCAATCAGAGTTAGAGAATCAAGTCGGCAAAACCTCTTTGCTGCAACTGTTAGCAATACTTAAGCAAGCGAGTGTGGTGCTGGCACCCGATACCGGGCCGGCACACATGGCTGTGACTCAAGGTACACCCGTTATTGGCTTATATGCTCATTCAAACCCAGGACGAACCGGCCCATATACCTGTTTAGATTCAGTGGTTAGCGTTTATGACAAAGTGATTAGTGAGCAGAAACAAGGTGATATTCCTTGGGGGACTAGGGCTAAGGGGGGGCATTTGATGGAGTTGATTGCTGTAGACAGTGTTGTTGCCCAGTTAGATCGTTTGTTAGAACAACCATAA